The Arvicola amphibius chromosome 4, mArvAmp1.2, whole genome shotgun sequence genome includes the window tcctgtGTGTATAGCGACCATCCAACGCATAGGTTGTGACCAGCCTGTACTGGTCACTGGGGTGTTCTAAAGTGAACAACTTTGATTGATTTCACCCTTGCAATATAGGTCCCATGCTCTCCCCAGAATCGCCACTACCCTACTCGGTTTCGCCCGAGGTCCCATCCCTCAGCCCTCGCTCTGCCCGCTCCCGTGGGCTCTGTTCTCCTCTTAAGATGAAGTCTTATCTCGGCTCTGTTCTCCTCTTAGGATGAAGTCAAGCTGCCCGCCAAACTGAGCGTGAGCAAGTCACTGAAAGAGTCGGAGGCGCTGCCAGAGAAGGAAGGTGACGAGCTGGGCGAGGGCGAGCGGCCCGAGGAGGACGCCGCGATCGAGCTGTCGTCCGACGAGGCGGTGGAAGTGGAGGAGGTGATCGAGGAGTCCCGCGCCGAGCGCATCAAGCGCAGTGGCCTGCGGCGCGTGGACGACTTCAAGAAGGCCTTCTCCaaggagaagatggagaagacCAAGGTGCGCACGCGCGAGAACCTGGAGAAGACGCGCCTGAAGACTAAGGAGAACCTGGAGAAGACGCGGCACACGCTGGAGAAGCGCATGAACAAGCTGGGCACGCGCCTAGTCCCCGTGGAGCGACGCGAGAAGCTGAAGACATCGCGCGACAAGCTGCGCAAGTCCTTCACTCCCGACCACGTGGTGTACGCGCGCTCGAAGACGGCTGTCTACAAGGTGCCGCCCTTCACCTTCCATGTCAAGAAGATCCGCGAGGGCGAGGTGGAGGTGCTGAAGGCCACCGAGATGGTGGAGGTGGGTCCTGATGACGACGAGGTTGGCGCGGAGCGCGGCGAGGCCACTGACCTGCTGCGCGGGAGCAGCCCCGACGTGCACACGCTCCTGGAGATCACCGAAGAGTCAGACGCCGTCCTGGTGGACAAGAGTGACAGCGACTGAGCAAGCAGGACTCTCGGGGCTCTGCCCTGGAGGCCAGCGCCTGACCTTGCCTCTCCCCgatccccccacccctgcccacctcCTTTATCTTTTCGAACTTTCTATTTCGCATTCTCCTCAGCCCCAGTCTGGTTGAGTTTTTTCTAAGCTGAATACACATCCCTTGGAACAGCACCCCTTCAGAGCACAAGTCTTAGGCTGAGGGGAGGTGGTCTCCCACCATGGACACAATTTGGACACAGTCTgggtaggaagaaggaagaatgacCCATGCCCTGCTTGTCCTGGTCTAGGATGCTTTTTCTTAGCTCTCTAGTTGGTCCCGTTGAGGATCTGCCTCCCACTCGGCCTCTCCAGCACAGCTTCGTACTCAGCGGGCCCCATTCCTGCTTCCTGAGCTGTTTTTTCTTATCCTCACCCCAGGAGACTCTAACGCCAAAATTTCTGAGCGAGGAAAGAGTGAATGCTAAAGATAACCCTTGTAGGGGCAGCCTTATAATGCCAGCTTGCTattcctgggaggctgaggcgggagaaTTAAAAATGCAAGGCCctctgggctatagagtgagttcaaagccagcccaagtttcagtgagaccctgtttcaaaataagaagAGATGGTTGGGGTGTATCTGTGATAGGGTCCATGCTCAGAAGGTGGTGGAGGCAATCAAAGTACCATGAAGAAAGAATATGTGTAGGGAGACCTTTGCTCCCGTGGGAGGTAGCCCACAGGAAGACCAGAGGGTCTTTAGGGGAACCTAAGGCAATAAGGAGGGGTGGAGGCAGAGTGTGCCTTGACCCTGGATAAAGGTTCCACCGAGGTAAGTAGGAGGAGTCAAACAGAACCCAGGAAAGGacggtaggtgtgtgtgtgtgggtagagGGCACATTTACAAGTCTACAAAATCTGCACACAAGAGCACCCAGGAGctttgggaagaaaggggaaataggaGAAAGTTGaaatggaataagaaagaaataccCTCATTAGCAATACAGAGAAACTAAAGCAAGAATCCCATTCTGGTAGGGTCTCCGGATTCCAGGAACAGAAGGGCAATCAGTTCTAGAAAGTGTGTTCCAAAGAGAGGTAAGCGGGACTGAATCTTCTGTTCCAGGGTCTGGGAATTGCCTTCTGGGAAGCCTAGTTTTCCAAGCCCAGAAAATTAGGATTCCAGCAGGGGGCAGCAGCAAGCTGTGGAGAACTGGTAGTtccggtgtgtgtgtggggggggggggggggaataggaGGGAGAGAGCAAGGTGCTAAGGGCCCTGACTGCAGCAGAGATTCGTAGGGGAGCTGAGGCGGCTGCGCTTGCTGACTTGCCCACTCCAGCTCCCACCCAGCAGCTTCTAGCGTGGGTCTTTCCCTAGTGCAAAGCTGCAGAACTTGCCAAGACCTCCCGACGTTCCTTGCCTTTGAGGGCACCTTTCCTGAAAGTTGGGGAAGGGGTTGCTGCTTCTTGTTGGAGGCTTCGTTTCTCTAGTCATTGACCAGGTTTTCTGAGGGCACTGGTTCTCCCTTTCACTCCCCAATAATGGTTAGTCAGGAGCAAAGACAACACCTCCCCCAAATGATGGCTAGAAGCTGCTTCCACCCCCCCACTACTTATCTTCCCTGCTCTGCTTTTTTAAATTTGCAGCTAATTGATATTtgggggtgtgtgcgtgtgttgcgGGGCGGGGGATAGAAACCACAAACCTTTTATACAATAtgaagctttgctttttttttaatttccttttttttttttttcttgattcccTTGCCTTCTCGGAGTGATTGAAGACGCCTAAGCCGAGGAAGGCAGGGAATGTAGGATGAGGTCCCTTGGTGCTGGTGGGCTGAAGGGGCCTAAGTTGTGGGCAGATGCAGTTTCCTGTGGGCTCTAGGGGAGCCCCTCATGTTGCTGTGTTCTGGTGAGCAGCCGGACCAATAAACCTGCTTTTCTAAAAGGATTTGTGTGAGATTATATTGTCCAAAACAGTTACAGAGGGTGTTGAGGGGCTAAGGGAAACCAGGAgtgaaaaggggaaagaagagggaaaaaagatggagggaagaagggagggagagggagggagggagagaggggtgggtggagggagcaCTTTTGGTAAATATTTGTCTGACTTCCCAGAGTGCACTGGGGTGGCAGAGGTAAACAACAATAGCCAATGTATTGAGCAGTCTCTGCTGGGACAGTtagctgtctttctttttttttgtttgtttgtttttgggtttttttaaggGACAGTACCCCTGTGAGGTAGGTTCTATCATTTCTATTCCCCTTTTAGAGTAGAAGAAACAACTGGCTCCACCAATTGTTTAAAACTCCAGTCTGTAATCTAGGTCCTGTCTGGATCTACTTCTAGGTGGCCAGGACCTTTATCCTCCAGATAGTCCCCTAACCCACTCATAGGCCCAGAGGATGATGGGGAATGAGAGGCTGCTCCAGAGAACTACGTgtcagagaaagaacaagagtgCATTTACATATCACCTGTCCCACACAGCATTTTCTGTTCTCCAGCAACCCCACGCTGTAACAGGAGGAGCAAGCTGCTTGTTGTTCCGGCCGCCCAGCTATCtcacacccgaaataatcacacagaaactgtattcatttaaacactgcctggcccattagctctaacttcttattggctaattcttacatcttaatttaatccatttctattaatctgtgtattgccacgtgactgtggcttaccggcaagattctaaccagagtctgcctcaggcaggagatccatggcgtctgccactctgcccttcttcccagcattcagttctgtctactctgcctacctaagttctgtcctatcaactaggccaaggcagtttctttattcattatccaatgaaagcaacacacaaacagaaggaactcctacaccaccgCACCAAGCACCTATTTTGCTGTCTGACCACCTCTACTTGGAGCAAGCGTACCCTGCCTACAGGTTATGAATTTCCTAAAACAATGGGGTTTTGTTCTCTTGTGGGTTCTGCCCGTCTCTGACTCTCAGGAAGGATGTCCCGTATAAAAGCAATGCCATTTCCGGGGCTAGCCCCCACCCTCATGCTACTAGCTCAAACAGGCTCTGAGTCCTCATGACTTGGGCATGAATTGCTCTGTGCCTGCCTCCGGCAGCAGATTCCATGGGTCTAGAGTTCTAAGTCTTCCATAAAGGGTCGGcttccccccaaaagaaatgGACACCGACACTGAAAATTCAGAGCCTCCAAGGCCATTAAAGTTCCCATCTGCCAGGAGAGAGAAACCAAAGCTCTCACTCCCTGtgggaagaacacacacacctgggaagcagagaatgCATCCAGGAGCCCAGGTGCGATTGTCCTGAGAGTCCCAGTCATTCTGTGTGCTTCCCCACCAGCTCTTCCTTTGTCTTCCATTAGACCCCTCCTTAAGCTAATCACTTCATGGTGCCATCCTCAACCAGTGCCGTTCTGGTTATTCCCGTTGTGTACCCCTGATTCTTGGACTAGCCACTTTCCTGGGTACCGTGACACCCCATGGCATTCTTCCTTCACCTTCCAGCACCCCAAATCCCTTCCAGCACTAGAAAGACCCCTTTCCGCTATGGTGAGACAGGGACGGCTGGTTACAGGCATTGGATTAAGCATCCTACTTCCTACTAGTAGGTCCTGGTGCTATTCTGAGGTCCACGTTACTTGGTATTGTCCACCAACTGGTGAGGAAGTTGCTGTCCTCACAGGATTAATTCCAATGGTTACACTGAGACAATCAAGGAGGGAAACTGTCTGCCAAGGTGTTAATGTCACCATGGGCCTATGAAGTCCCTTTACAGCCTCAACTTGAGTTGCCAGGTCTCCCTATGACATCTTCCgagtccttatttttatttttatgcttgggcatgcacatgtgcacctgtgtgtgtgtgtgtgtgtttgtgcacgtgcaCGCAGGTTGGAGGATAATGTCTGATAACATTCTCAGAAATCCTCCccaccttgagacagggtctgtcattagtctggagctcaccaatcaGGCTAGGCTGGAACCACTACCTTCCTGTTGTTGGGATTTCAAATGGATGTCACTATGTCAGGCATTTGtatactttgtttgtttttgtttttccaagacagggtttctctgtagctttggagtctgacctggaactccctctgtagaccaggctggcctcgaactcacagagatcctcctgcccctgcctcctaagtgctgggattaaaggcgtgcgccaccaccacctggtaatGTCAGGCATTTTTATGtgagtactgaggattgaactcagggccttgtgcttaaaaaagaagcacttgctgTTATTTTCCCAGCcccccttttattttatgttttgttttgtttttacttttttctttgttttgagatagtcttactctatgtgtgtgtgtaccagcaaGTTACTAAttacttcatttctctctctctctctctctctctctctctctctctctctctctct containing:
- the Cavin1 gene encoding caveolae-associated protein 1 isoform X1; translated protein: MEDVTLHIVERPYSGYPDASSEGPEATPVEAPATEEPSGTGSDELIKSDQVNGVLVLSLLDKIIGAVDQIQLTQAQLEERQAEMEGAVQSIQGELSKLGKAHATTSNTVSKLLEKVRKVSVNVKTVRGSLERQAGQIKKLEVNEAELLRRRNFKVMIYQDEVKLPAKLSVSKSLKESEALPEKEGDELGEGERPEEDAAIELSSDEAVEVEEVIEESRAERIKRSGLRRVDDFKKAFSKEKMEKTKVRTRENLEKTRLKTKENLEKTRHTLEKRMNKLGTRLVPVERREKLKTSRDKLRKSFTPDHVVYARSKTAVYKVPPFTFHVKKIREGEVEVLKATEMVEVGPDDDEVGAERGEATDLLRGSSPDVHTLLEITEESDAVLVDKSDSD